Proteins co-encoded in one Candidatus Thiodictyon syntrophicum genomic window:
- a CDS encoding Zn-binding domain-containing protein, translating to MKVLDLLLLLLQLASDYVFWIAWFLLGATQGIAGIVDRLAQGRERNRDTGPLWASVVLWTSGCWLVLLPLCYLADWLPVGFWPLGWPRFFDRTGFGNAAGAGDIKLFLLALAIPFGVFAFLVAWGWWRGGPGAPARDAEARWLAGSIGSSIDGAGERWSRLWVLLLAFPLWAVLAWTSGALGGGPQGYPAALWASLGTVMIALVMVALSGPQRTALRPETASEPPPAPPPQPLDWPAALRRRGVDLETLIRLPASPPWPAPRGAGVGELARRLERAGLGGGAPQLIEALAALLNPVPGDGLARVVYAPDLCGQAEGIALGALLLDERLHVTTLVVCADGADVLAAALEEAMRALGRPNAVAVVTSRLEQLRQTSLWIVDANALSDLLLPMLRDPATLRRIGMIAWWQVHEYTGVLGANMWAVSRRLHRLVDARGREDVRVLAFVRSAFQGDDQASRFVKRLLPTRFGANAEVLVPRSFAHPVQLHRLTSHQRFFGDLASAARLRERVRFPVLVATLVSVEEGWPTAVTVPPTVSEPEVREVREVLAADGAGRLVPSGERALAWLAEIGDRDLLALLEMVCCGGLRVGGSGPFHVGLQRSANPYADFLLTQLGDTGSGRVGFDAARRLVGAEAHPAIVERHLLLALNEMPDTGQGLLNTFLWREDVVERTLDDLVAKERVRRRAVRFLDARDRLQVEVEYQTNRIPTDEARPLDTIGTNLIEVREATDSGPDRGVRLRIDPERLTILAYPLRAFMYRGQRYRVREWQNLDKIIDLGWLECEKDDRFALTWRIRKPLLREIEATGRAVSFGRGQTDKGSLERVAVAATYLEVIHGVRRVVPNLTTGTGSVDDITWYRMPISQRFRTRALVLRLPDAARLGLISLAQVLRHMLPVHIGAEADALDAVPVLGETIGSTKVSGIAIVDLFPGGIGLIEALEDDNALLLNLLARARGWLAACPCASDDGCERCTRSPAALADNPDELPRRRDALELIEQYV from the coding sequence ATGAAGGTGCTTGATCTGTTGCTGCTGCTGTTGCAATTGGCGAGTGACTATGTGTTCTGGATTGCATGGTTTCTGCTGGGGGCAACGCAGGGGATCGCCGGTATCGTTGACCGGCTGGCCCAGGGGCGGGAGCGCAATCGCGACACCGGACCCCTGTGGGCCAGCGTGGTGCTGTGGACGAGTGGGTGCTGGCTTGTCCTGCTACCTTTGTGCTACCTCGCCGATTGGTTGCCCGTCGGGTTTTGGCCGCTGGGGTGGCCCCGGTTTTTCGACCGCACCGGTTTCGGCAACGCGGCCGGCGCGGGGGACATCAAGCTGTTTCTCCTCGCCCTGGCCATCCCCTTCGGTGTCTTTGCGTTCCTGGTGGCTTGGGGGTGGTGGCGCGGCGGCCCGGGCGCGCCAGCGCGAGACGCCGAGGCGCGTTGGCTTGCCGGTTCCATCGGCAGTTCTATCGACGGTGCCGGCGAACGCTGGTCGCGGCTTTGGGTGCTGCTGCTGGCGTTTCCACTGTGGGCCGTGCTGGCATGGACCAGCGGCGCGCTCGGCGGCGGACCGCAGGGTTATCCCGCCGCGCTCTGGGCCAGCCTCGGCACGGTCATGATCGCGCTGGTGATGGTGGCCCTCAGCGGCCCGCAGCGGACTGCCCTGAGGCCCGAGACCGCGAGCGAGCCGCCGCCCGCTCCACCGCCCCAGCCGCTGGACTGGCCGGCGGCGCTGCGGCGGCGCGGGGTCGATCTGGAGACGCTGATCCGTCTCCCCGCCAGCCCCCCCTGGCCTGCCCCGCGCGGTGCCGGCGTGGGCGAACTCGCCCGGCGGCTGGAGCGCGCCGGTCTCGGCGGCGGGGCGCCACAACTGATCGAGGCCTTGGCCGCGCTGCTGAACCCGGTGCCCGGCGATGGCCTGGCGCGCGTTGTATACGCGCCAGACCTGTGCGGCCAGGCCGAGGGCATTGCCCTGGGCGCGCTGTTGCTGGACGAGCGCCTGCATGTGACCACGCTCGTGGTCTGTGCCGACGGCGCGGACGTGCTCGCGGCGGCGCTCGAGGAGGCCATGCGGGCGCTGGGCCGCCCGAACGCGGTGGCGGTGGTGACCAGCCGGCTGGAGCAGCTGCGCCAGACCAGTCTGTGGATCGTCGATGCCAATGCCTTGTCGGACCTGCTGTTGCCCATGCTCAGGGACCCCGCCACCTTGCGCCGCATCGGCATGATCGCCTGGTGGCAGGTGCATGAATACACCGGCGTACTTGGGGCCAACATGTGGGCCGTCTCGCGCCGGCTGCACCGTCTGGTGGATGCCCGCGGGCGCGAAGATGTGAGGGTGCTGGCCTTTGTGCGCAGCGCCTTTCAGGGCGACGATCAGGCCTCGCGGTTCGTCAAGCGCCTGTTGCCGACACGATTCGGTGCGAACGCTGAGGTGCTGGTGCCCCGGTCGTTTGCGCATCCGGTGCAATTGCACCGGCTGACCAGCCACCAACGTTTTTTCGGCGATCTCGCGAGTGCTGCGCGGTTGCGCGAGCGCGTGCGCTTTCCGGTACTGGTCGCGACGCTGGTGTCGGTCGAGGAGGGTTGGCCGACCGCTGTCACGGTACCGCCGACGGTCAGTGAGCCCGAGGTACGTGAGGTGCGGGAAGTGCTTGCCGCGGACGGCGCTGGCCGATTGGTCCCGTCGGGAGAACGGGCCCTCGCCTGGCTGGCCGAGATCGGCGATCGGGATCTGCTCGCGTTACTGGAGATGGTCTGCTGCGGAGGCCTGCGCGTCGGCGGCAGTGGCCCTTTCCACGTCGGCCTGCAGCGGTCCGCCAACCCCTACGCCGACTTCCTGCTCACCCAACTGGGCGACACCGGCTCCGGGCGGGTCGGCTTCGATGCCGCGCGCCGGTTGGTTGGCGCGGAGGCGCATCCAGCGATCGTGGAACGACATCTGTTGTTGGCGCTGAACGAAATGCCAGATACTGGGCAGGGTTTACTCAACACCTTCCTGTGGCGCGAGGACGTCGTCGAGCGGACGCTGGATGACCTGGTGGCGAAGGAGAGGGTGCGTCGGCGAGCGGTGCGTTTCCTTGACGCGCGCGACCGCTTGCAGGTGGAGGTAGAGTACCAGACGAACCGGATTCCGACCGATGAGGCCCGCCCGCTGGATACCATCGGCACCAACCTCATCGAGGTGCGTGAGGCCACGGACAGCGGGCCGGACCGGGGTGTGCGTCTGCGCATCGACCCGGAGCGGCTGACCATCCTGGCCTACCCGCTACGCGCGTTCATGTATCGGGGCCAGCGGTATCGCGTGCGCGAGTGGCAGAATCTAGATAAGATCATCGATTTGGGATGGCTGGAGTGTGAGAAGGATGACCGCTTTGCCTTGACCTGGCGCATCCGTAAACCGCTCCTGCGCGAGATCGAGGCCACCGGTCGTGCCGTCAGCTTCGGCCGGGGCCAAACCGACAAGGGCTCGCTGGAACGTGTTGCGGTCGCTGCGACCTATCTGGAGGTGATCCACGGGGTGCGGCGGGTGGTTCCGAACCTCACCACGGGCACCGGCTCGGTCGATGATATCACCTGGTACCGGATGCCGATCTCCCAGCGCTTCCGTACGCGGGCACTGGTGTTGCGGTTGCCGGACGCCGCGCGTCTGGGACTCATATCCCTGGCCCAGGTGTTGCGGCATATGCTGCCGGTGCATATCGGTGCGGAGGCGGATGCACTCGACGCGGTGCCGGTGCTCGGCGAGACCATTGGCAGTACCAAAGTGTCCGGCATCGCCATCGTCGATCTGTTCCCGGGCGGCATTGGCTTGATCGAGGCGCTGGAGGACGACAATGCGTTGCTATTGAACCTGCTGGCACGCGCCCGCGGCTGGCTGGCGGCCTGTCCCTGCGCGAGCGACGACGGCTGCGAACGCTGCACGCGGTCCCCGGCGGCCCTCGCGGACAACCCGGATGAGCTGCCGCGTCGGCGGGACGCCTTGGAGCTGATCGAGCAGTACGTATGA